Proteins encoded in a region of the Haloarchaeobius salinus genome:
- a CDS encoding DUF7553 family protein, with protein sequence MTREQLETAGEHVRAAAQAASDADARERLYRQAEEFERHAEAERGPDHGRLARHERILDDVATAEGGEVREEVDAALDHVHAYRETLPGV encoded by the coding sequence ATGACACGCGAGCAGCTCGAGACCGCCGGCGAGCACGTCCGCGCCGCCGCACAGGCAGCCAGCGACGCCGACGCCCGCGAACGACTGTACCGGCAGGCCGAGGAGTTCGAGCGCCACGCCGAGGCCGAGCGCGGCCCGGACCACGGCCGCCTCGCCCGCCACGAGCGCATCCTCGACGACGTCGCCACCGCGGAGGGCGGCGAGGTCCGCGAGGAGGTCGACGCCGCACTCGACCACGTCCACGCCTACCGCGAGACCCTCCCCGGCGTCTGA